A portion of the Stigmatella aurantiaca DW4/3-1 genome contains these proteins:
- a CDS encoding glycosyltransferase family 2 protein, which translates to MLVSLVIPVYNELPTLAELLRRCIAVDFPKELVLVDDCSRDGSRELLQELKEKGLSMLGGTPRNRNEVRVLFQPHNQGKGAALRRGFSEATGDIVIVQDADLEYDPRDIPKVIQPILDGEADVVYGSRFTGTPRRVLYFWHTVMNNVLTTLSNMATGLNLTDMETCYKAFRAEVLKSIRVEEERFGFEPEVTAKISRGRWRVYEVPISYHGRTYEEGKKIGWKDGVRALYVIAKYTVAR; encoded by the coding sequence ATGCTCGTCTCGCTCGTCATCCCGGTCTACAACGAACTGCCCACCCTGGCGGAGCTGCTCCGGCGTTGCATCGCCGTGGACTTCCCCAAGGAGTTGGTGCTCGTGGATGACTGCTCCCGGGATGGCAGCCGGGAGCTGCTCCAGGAACTGAAGGAAAAGGGGCTGTCGATGCTGGGCGGCACCCCGCGCAACCGCAACGAGGTGCGCGTGCTCTTCCAACCGCACAACCAGGGCAAGGGCGCGGCCCTGCGGCGCGGCTTCTCCGAGGCCACCGGGGACATCGTCATCGTCCAGGACGCGGACCTCGAGTACGACCCTCGGGACATCCCCAAGGTCATCCAGCCCATCCTCGATGGCGAGGCGGATGTCGTCTACGGCAGCCGCTTCACCGGCACGCCGCGCCGGGTGCTCTACTTCTGGCACACGGTGATGAACAACGTGCTCACCACCCTCTCCAACATGGCCACGGGCCTGAACCTCACGGACATGGAGACCTGCTACAAGGCCTTCCGCGCCGAGGTGCTGAAATCCATCCGGGTGGAGGAAGAGCGGTTCGGCTTCGAGCCCGAGGTCACCGCGAAGATCTCCCGCGGCCGCTGGCGCGTGTACGAGGTGCCCATCAGCTACCACGGCCGCACCTACGAGGAGGGCAAGAAGATTGGCTGGAAGGACGGGGTGCGCGCACTCTACGTCATCGCCAAATACACGGTGGCGCGCTAG
- a CDS encoding pyridoxal phosphate-dependent decarboxylase family protein — MPSYRDRVTAAYDSEHFRRQGHQLVDQLADYLSSATRGQDMPVLPWISPDEGLARFPAKFPEEPSGTLSGLMERVLSTSNHLHHPRYIGHQVTAPLPVASLCDLVSSLLNNGMAVYEMGPASSAMEHSVLRWMAGQLGLPEGSGGVLTSGGSAGNLTALLAARQARAGYDAWGGGASAGPPLTVLVPETAHYCISRSVKMMGWGAEGITPVPVDAHFRLRPEALEEARARALGAGRRPIAVVACAGSTSTGAFDPLEAVADFCERHGLWFHVDGAHGASAALSPSFRHQVKGIERADSVVWDAHKMMLMPALITAVLFREGSRSFESFAQEASYLFHGQDTRRWSDIGLRTLECTKEMMALKLYTSLSLLGTRFFADYVTATFELARRFAARIQAAPDFELALEPDCNIVCFRYAPEGVPASQLDALQTHLRERLITRGDFYLVQTTLPRGVHLRTTLIHPLTSEEDLSALLETLRRAA; from the coding sequence ATGCCGAGCTACCGGGACCGCGTCACCGCCGCCTACGATTCGGAGCATTTTCGCCGCCAGGGCCATCAGCTGGTGGACCAGCTCGCCGACTACCTGTCGAGCGCCACCCGGGGACAGGACATGCCCGTCCTGCCCTGGATCTCCCCCGACGAGGGCCTCGCGCGCTTCCCGGCGAAGTTCCCCGAGGAGCCCTCCGGGACGTTGTCCGGGCTCATGGAGCGCGTGCTCTCCACCTCCAATCACCTGCACCACCCCCGCTACATCGGGCACCAGGTGACGGCCCCGCTGCCGGTGGCGTCGCTGTGCGATCTCGTCTCCTCGCTGCTCAACAACGGCATGGCCGTGTACGAGATGGGCCCCGCCTCCAGCGCCATGGAGCACTCGGTGCTGCGCTGGATGGCCGGCCAGTTGGGCCTGCCCGAGGGCAGCGGCGGCGTGCTCACCTCGGGCGGCTCCGCGGGCAACCTCACCGCGCTGCTCGCCGCCCGCCAGGCGCGGGCCGGGTACGACGCCTGGGGAGGGGGCGCCAGCGCGGGCCCTCCGCTCACGGTGCTCGTCCCGGAGACGGCCCATTATTGCATCTCCCGCTCCGTGAAGATGATGGGCTGGGGCGCGGAGGGCATCACCCCCGTCCCCGTGGATGCCCACTTCCGGCTCCGCCCCGAAGCCCTGGAGGAGGCGCGAGCGCGCGCCCTGGGCGCCGGGCGCCGGCCCATCGCCGTGGTGGCCTGCGCCGGCTCCACCTCCACCGGTGCGTTCGATCCGCTGGAGGCGGTGGCGGACTTCTGCGAGCGCCATGGCCTCTGGTTCCACGTGGATGGGGCCCACGGGGCCTCCGCCGCGCTCAGCCCTTCGTTCCGGCACCAGGTGAAGGGCATCGAGCGCGCGGACTCGGTGGTGTGGGACGCGCACAAGATGATGCTGATGCCCGCCCTCATCACCGCCGTGCTCTTCCGCGAAGGCTCCCGCTCCTTCGAGTCCTTCGCCCAGGAGGCCAGCTACCTCTTCCACGGCCAGGACACGCGGCGCTGGAGCGACATCGGGCTGCGCACCTTGGAGTGCACCAAGGAGATGATGGCCCTCAAGCTCTACACGAGCCTGAGCCTCTTGGGCACGCGCTTCTTCGCTGACTACGTGACGGCCACCTTCGAGTTGGCCCGCCGCTTCGCCGCGCGGATCCAGGCCGCCCCCGACTTCGAACTGGCGCTGGAGCCCGACTGCAACATCGTCTGTTTCCGGTATGCCCCCGAGGGCGTCCCCGCCTCGCAGTTGGATGCGCTCCAGACCCACCTGCGCGAGCGGCTCATCACCCGGGGTGACTTTTACCTGGTCCAGACCACCCTGCCCCGAGGTGTTCATCTGAGAACGACCCTCATCCATCCACTGACCTCGGAGGAGGACCTGAGCGCCCTGCTGGAAACACTGCGCCGGGCCGCTTGA
- a CDS encoding NAD(P)/FAD-dependent oxidoreductase: MENTPKRHQVVIVGAGFGGLQAALKLKKAPVDVTVVDRYNHHLFQPLLYQVATAVLSPGEIAAPIRSVLRGRNTTVLLAEAQSVDLRRKVLVCDGGDIAYDTLVLAAGATHSYFGHPEWSQFAPGLKTIDDARNIRERVLLALEAAERETDPVRQREWLTFVIVGAGPTGVELAGALAHMTQHSLPKEFRRVDITQARVILLEGLPRVLTAYPEELSTRARRDLERLGVDVRTGTMVTGVDELGVQVGETRIAARTVLWGAGVAASPLAKTLGVPLDKAGRVKVEPTLAVPGHEDVFVIGDLASVQQDGKPVPGIAPAAMQMGKHVAKNIRLRAEGRPLEPFHYLDKGSFAVIGRGSAIGLLFDKVRVRGWVAWSMWLGIHIAFLVGFRNKLVVLVDWAYTYLTKRRDVRLITGLYARKLPSMRRTAPGELEAFGTKEEGTFPARLPESTESAPLH; this comes from the coding sequence ATGGAAAACACCCCGAAAAGGCATCAGGTCGTCATCGTGGGCGCCGGTTTCGGCGGACTCCAGGCCGCGCTGAAGCTGAAGAAGGCGCCCGTGGATGTGACGGTCGTGGACCGCTACAACCACCACCTGTTCCAGCCCTTGCTCTACCAGGTCGCGACCGCCGTGCTCAGCCCGGGAGAGATCGCCGCGCCCATCCGCTCGGTCCTGCGTGGACGGAACACCACCGTGCTGCTCGCCGAGGCCCAGTCGGTGGACCTGCGGCGCAAGGTGCTCGTGTGCGATGGCGGCGACATTGCCTATGACACGCTGGTGCTCGCCGCGGGCGCCACGCACTCGTACTTTGGCCATCCCGAGTGGAGCCAGTTCGCGCCGGGGCTCAAGACCATCGACGATGCGAGGAACATCCGCGAGCGGGTGCTGCTGGCGCTGGAGGCCGCCGAGCGGGAGACCGACCCCGTGCGCCAGCGAGAGTGGCTCACGTTCGTCATCGTGGGCGCCGGTCCCACGGGCGTGGAGTTGGCTGGGGCGCTGGCGCACATGACCCAGCACTCGCTGCCCAAGGAGTTCCGCCGCGTCGACATCACCCAGGCCCGGGTCATCCTCCTGGAAGGACTGCCGCGGGTGCTCACCGCCTATCCCGAGGAACTCTCCACCCGGGCCCGCAGGGACCTGGAGCGGCTGGGCGTCGATGTGCGGACCGGGACCATGGTCACCGGGGTGGATGAGCTGGGCGTTCAGGTGGGCGAGACCCGGATCGCCGCGCGCACGGTGCTCTGGGGGGCGGGGGTCGCCGCCTCTCCCCTGGCGAAGACGCTCGGCGTGCCCCTGGACAAGGCGGGCCGGGTCAAGGTCGAGCCCACGCTCGCGGTGCCCGGCCACGAGGATGTCTTCGTGATTGGCGATCTGGCGTCCGTCCAGCAAGACGGCAAGCCGGTGCCAGGCATTGCCCCTGCGGCCATGCAGATGGGCAAGCACGTGGCGAAGAACATCCGCCTTCGGGCCGAAGGGCGGCCGCTGGAGCCGTTCCACTACCTGGACAAGGGCTCCTTCGCCGTCATTGGCCGGGGCTCCGCGATTGGCCTCCTCTTCGACAAGGTCCGTGTGCGCGGATGGGTGGCTTGGTCGATGTGGCTGGGCATCCACATCGCCTTCCTGGTGGGCTTCCGCAACAAGCTCGTCGTCCTGGTGGACTGGGCATACACGTACCTCACGAAGCGGCGGGACGTGCGGCTCATCACCGGGCTGTACGCGCGGAAGCTGCCGTCCATGCGGCGAACCGCGCCCGGGGAGCTCGAGGCCTTCGGCACGAAGGAGGAGGGGACGTTTCCCGCCCGCCTGCCCGAGAGCACCGAGTCCGCGCCCCTGCACTGA
- a CDS encoding PRC-barrel domain-containing protein, with product MAWTDSPLERRSIQSGMRVQTEDGSRLGKVRLIGREVLYVRPWRFSRREYTVPLDRVTRVTGRGVFVAGAPAELCRPAGDAVHHEIPTHVLPLTEPPAAGHGSA from the coding sequence ATGGCGTGGACGGATTCACCGTTGGAGCGGCGCTCCATCCAGTCCGGCATGCGGGTGCAGACCGAGGACGGCTCGCGGCTGGGCAAGGTGAGGTTGATCGGCCGCGAGGTGCTGTACGTGAGGCCCTGGCGCTTTTCCCGGCGGGAGTACACGGTGCCCTTGGACCGCGTGACACGGGTCACGGGCCGAGGGGTGTTCGTGGCGGGAGCGCCCGCGGAGCTGTGCCGGCCCGCGGGGGATGCCGTCCACCACGAGATTCCCACCCACGTTCTTCCGCTCACCGAACCGCCCGCCGCGGGGCACGGGAGCGCGTGA
- a CDS encoding 2,3,4,5-tetrahydropyridine-2,6-dicarboxylate N-succinyltransferase — MSSMEALSQKVSAAFADRTKLKEVEFADAVRETLALLDAGALRVAEKGPEGWRVNAWVKEAILLYFAVAQMQVMEVGPFEFHDKVPLKKGLEAAGVRVVPPGVVRYGAFVEKGAVVMPGYVNIGARVGAGTMVDTWATVGSCAQVGRNVHLSGGVGLGGVLEPPTASPVIIEDGAFIGSRCIVVEGVVVEEEAVLGANVVLTSSTQIIDVTGPEERIHKGRVPARSVVIPGMREKQFPSGKYGVPCALIIGQRTKSTDQKTSLNTALRDFAVAV, encoded by the coding sequence ATGTCCTCCATGGAAGCGCTATCCCAGAAGGTGTCCGCGGCGTTCGCCGACCGGACGAAGCTGAAGGAAGTGGAGTTCGCGGACGCCGTGCGTGAAACGCTGGCGTTGCTGGACGCCGGTGCCCTGCGCGTGGCCGAGAAAGGGCCCGAGGGGTGGCGCGTCAACGCCTGGGTGAAGGAGGCCATCCTCCTCTACTTCGCCGTGGCCCAGATGCAGGTGATGGAGGTCGGGCCCTTCGAGTTCCACGACAAGGTGCCGCTGAAGAAGGGGCTGGAGGCCGCGGGGGTGCGGGTGGTGCCTCCGGGCGTGGTGCGCTACGGCGCCTTCGTGGAGAAGGGCGCGGTGGTGATGCCCGGGTACGTGAACATTGGCGCCCGCGTGGGGGCGGGCACCATGGTGGACACCTGGGCCACGGTGGGCAGTTGCGCGCAGGTGGGCCGCAACGTGCACCTGTCGGGCGGCGTGGGGTTGGGGGGCGTGCTCGAGCCGCCCACCGCTTCGCCCGTCATCATCGAGGATGGCGCCTTCATTGGCAGCCGGTGCATCGTGGTCGAGGGCGTGGTGGTGGAGGAGGAAGCGGTGCTGGGCGCCAATGTGGTGCTCACCTCATCCACGCAAATCATTGACGTCACCGGCCCCGAGGAGCGCATCCACAAAGGCCGTGTCCCCGCGCGCAGCGTTGTTATCCCAGGAATGCGAGAGAAACAGTTTCCCTCGGGGAAGTATGGTGTTCCCTGCGCGCTCATCATCGGTCAACGGACGAAGAGCACGGACCAGAAGACCAGTCTCAATACCGCGCTGCGTGACTTCGCCGTGGCGGTGTGA
- a CDS encoding cupin domain-containing protein has protein sequence MNHLDDILPDLLLGTLSPEGQRTAEQHLSACDRCRAEVARFSASFDGLAALAVPEDPPPGVLDRILREMEGPGRFSRFVKEIAAFFDLSEEQARSVLATLDTPSSWVPGPTRGIQMMPVETGFAKAGMLAAFVRISPGARFPLHTHLGREWNFVLEGGIQAGAGREFWPGDTLEMGEGSSHTFTALAGPACTAATLLEGVASFDEELGGPG, from the coding sequence ATGAACCACCTCGATGACATTCTTCCTGATTTGCTGCTGGGCACCCTCTCTCCCGAAGGACAGCGGACGGCCGAGCAGCACCTCTCCGCGTGCGACCGTTGCCGCGCCGAAGTCGCTCGGTTCTCTGCGTCCTTCGACGGATTGGCGGCCCTCGCGGTGCCGGAGGACCCACCCCCGGGCGTTCTTGACCGCATCCTTCGCGAGATGGAGGGGCCTGGGCGGTTCAGCCGCTTCGTGAAAGAGATCGCGGCCTTCTTTGATCTCTCGGAAGAGCAGGCCAGGAGCGTGCTGGCCACCTTGGACACCCCTTCGTCCTGGGTACCCGGGCCCACCCGGGGCATTCAGATGATGCCGGTGGAGACAGGGTTCGCGAAGGCGGGAATGCTCGCGGCCTTCGTGCGGATAAGCCCCGGGGCACGGTTCCCGCTGCACACCCATTTGGGGCGTGAGTGGAATTTTGTGCTGGAAGGGGGCATCCAGGCAGGTGCGGGCCGCGAGTTCTGGCCGGGCGACACGCTGGAGATGGGGGAGGGCAGCTCCCACACCTTCACGGCCCTGGCGGGCCCCGCGTGCACTGCGGCCACCCTGTTGGAGGGGGTGGCCAGCTTCGACGAGGAGCTGGGAGGGCCCGGGTAG
- a CDS encoding DUF6321 domain-containing protein has translation MATRREKNPAGGLTAEGRRAFQRRDGSNLKPGVTGKADTPEKMRRKGSFLRRMFGRSTLPPLVNKEGKPTRLALSAHAWGEPVPKTEASARRLAAKGERLLERYKAVKRPASVGKTVRKRRAKPRSPAGKRR, from the coding sequence ATGGCCACGCGACGCGAAAAGAATCCTGCCGGGGGCCTCACCGCGGAGGGCCGGCGCGCCTTCCAGCGGCGGGACGGCTCGAACTTGAAGCCCGGGGTGACGGGCAAGGCGGACACCCCCGAGAAGATGCGGCGGAAGGGCTCCTTTCTTCGCCGCATGTTCGGACGCTCCACGCTGCCTCCGCTCGTGAACAAGGAGGGGAAGCCGACGCGGCTGGCCTTGTCGGCCCATGCCTGGGGGGAACCCGTTCCCAAGACGGAGGCCAGCGCCCGGCGCCTGGCCGCCAAGGGCGAGCGCCTCCTGGAGCGCTACAAGGCGGTGAAGCGCCCGGCGAGCGTGGGAAAGACGGTGCGCAAGCGCCGCGCGAAGCCCCGTTCCCCGGCGGGGAAGCGGCGTTGA
- the dapE gene encoding succinyl-diaminopimelate desuccinylase, whose amino-acid sequence MSQLAARLAQSTLSLCRIASPIGHEGPLADHVERWALERFRREEVLRVGHSLFVGHLEDARPTVALVGHLDTVPGHPSDKEARLEGDRVFGLGASDMKGGLAVMMALAEDLPLRELPVNLGFILYEREEGRYVESGLGPLFDTLPALRTVRFGIAMEPTDGLVQVGCVGTLHATLKFTGRSAHSARPWQGENAIHKAGPLLTELLARQRVEVMHAGFPFYEVMSVTMASGGRARNVVPDTLELNLNYRFAPGRTLAQAQEDVTALVAGRAEVTFTDLSPSGRVCADNPMYQQLLALTGLPAASKQAWTDVARFGEWGVDAVNYGPGETAQAHQANESAPIPALAQAYEKLSAFLRGAKAAL is encoded by the coding sequence ATGTCCCAGCTTGCCGCGCGCCTTGCCCAGTCCACGCTGTCGCTGTGCCGTATTGCCAGCCCCATCGGTCACGAGGGGCCCCTCGCGGACCATGTGGAGCGATGGGCGTTGGAGCGCTTCCGGCGCGAGGAGGTGCTTCGGGTTGGGCACTCGCTGTTCGTCGGGCACCTCGAGGATGCACGGCCCACGGTCGCGTTGGTGGGGCACCTGGACACCGTGCCGGGCCACCCCAGTGACAAGGAGGCGCGGCTCGAAGGGGACCGGGTGTTTGGGCTGGGCGCCTCGGACATGAAGGGCGGGCTGGCGGTGATGATGGCGCTGGCGGAGGACCTGCCCTTGCGCGAACTGCCGGTGAACCTCGGGTTCATCCTCTATGAGCGCGAGGAGGGCCGCTATGTGGAGAGCGGGCTGGGCCCGCTGTTCGACACGCTCCCGGCGCTGCGGACGGTCCGCTTCGGCATCGCCATGGAGCCGACGGACGGGCTGGTGCAGGTGGGGTGCGTGGGGACGCTGCACGCCACGCTGAAGTTCACGGGCCGCAGCGCGCACTCGGCGCGGCCGTGGCAAGGCGAGAACGCCATTCATAAGGCGGGCCCCTTGCTGACGGAATTGCTGGCGCGCCAGCGGGTGGAGGTGATGCACGCCGGCTTTCCGTTCTACGAGGTGATGAGCGTGACGATGGCGAGCGGAGGCCGCGCCCGCAACGTGGTGCCGGACACGCTGGAGCTGAACCTCAACTACCGCTTCGCGCCGGGCCGGACCCTGGCCCAGGCGCAGGAAGACGTGACGGCCCTGGTGGCGGGGCGGGCAGAGGTGACCTTCACGGACCTCTCCCCCAGTGGCCGCGTGTGCGCGGACAACCCCATGTACCAGCAACTCCTGGCGCTGACGGGGCTGCCCGCGGCGTCAAAGCAGGCCTGGACGGACGTGGCCCGGTTCGGCGAGTGGGGCGTGGATGCGGTGAACTACGGCCCCGGGGAGACGGCGCAGGCGCACCAGGCCAACGAGAGCGCGCCCATTCCAGCGCTGGCGCAAGCTTATGAAAAGCTCTCCGCGTTCCTGCGGGGGGCCAAGGCCGCGCTCTAG
- a CDS encoding alkaline phosphatase family protein has translation MKRFVSVLALWVLAAPSCDWEHYALMNSIPARGDPDRNPVVHVYLGLDGLGHSAVVKARERGAFQDWNLARFIPMFPATSDASWSRILHAERFSGYEYGHYDPIKDKVYNKALGGMLVHLVPPLEGISFMVPDYALTPSYYDAFDYHATAYLDALWSYDRPVYGYYRGLDNLFVALAGRSQTQENFFAYVLEADVIGHIRSVEDVTEALVSLSQRIEAFKRNHPERTFVFTLFGDHGMDGVKKPLENVVDFREQLEAAGVVSVDSFRDADKEPGPAAVTILHTRTTYVAMHVRPEKLDEVARLASTCAAADLVFARGQSPSPDYPEGLVWVNAWREGTRVASFGYEVATDQYWLPAEGDWAGLDLPVSFAPGASHGVFSDEALFALSVERTYPDFFFRARTAFEPISVEFPADAVVSFRPTFMSVGFKAPIDSLNETGTAGSHGAMDALGSVAALVSEERELPSSVRSDTLLELFPRLAGHMRERGVKLMPGAQGAELDYGTLP, from the coding sequence GTGAAGCGCTTCGTGTCCGTGTTGGCCTTGTGGGTGCTCGCCGCTCCCTCGTGCGACTGGGAGCACTACGCGCTGATGAACAGCATCCCCGCCCGGGGAGACCCGGACCGGAACCCCGTGGTGCATGTGTATCTGGGGCTGGATGGGTTGGGGCACAGCGCGGTGGTAAAGGCCCGTGAGCGGGGGGCCTTCCAGGACTGGAACCTCGCGCGCTTCATCCCGATGTTTCCCGCCACGAGCGATGCGAGCTGGTCGCGCATCCTCCATGCCGAGCGCTTCTCGGGGTACGAGTATGGCCATTACGATCCCATCAAGGACAAGGTCTACAACAAGGCCCTGGGCGGGATGCTCGTGCACCTGGTTCCGCCGCTGGAGGGCATCTCCTTCATGGTGCCGGACTACGCCTTGACGCCCTCGTACTACGACGCGTTCGACTACCACGCGACGGCCTATCTCGACGCGCTGTGGAGCTATGACCGGCCGGTGTATGGCTATTACCGGGGGCTCGACAACCTCTTCGTGGCGCTGGCCGGACGCAGCCAGACCCAGGAGAACTTCTTCGCGTATGTGTTGGAGGCAGACGTCATCGGGCACATCCGCTCCGTGGAGGATGTGACCGAGGCGCTCGTGTCCCTGAGTCAGCGCATCGAGGCGTTCAAACGCAACCATCCCGAGCGGACCTTCGTCTTCACCCTGTTTGGAGACCACGGGATGGATGGGGTGAAGAAGCCGCTCGAGAACGTCGTCGACTTCCGGGAACAGCTCGAGGCCGCGGGCGTGGTCTCCGTGGACTCGTTCCGCGACGCGGACAAGGAGCCGGGGCCTGCGGCGGTGACCATTCTGCACACCCGCACCACCTATGTCGCGATGCATGTCCGGCCGGAGAAGCTGGACGAGGTGGCGCGTCTGGCTTCGACCTGTGCCGCGGCGGACCTCGTCTTCGCGCGGGGGCAGTCCCCCTCGCCGGATTACCCCGAGGGGCTCGTCTGGGTGAATGCCTGGCGCGAGGGGACCCGCGTGGCGAGCTTTGGGTACGAGGTGGCCACGGACCAGTACTGGCTCCCGGCGGAGGGAGACTGGGCAGGGCTGGACTTGCCCGTCTCTTTCGCCCCCGGCGCGAGCCACGGCGTGTTCAGCGATGAGGCCCTCTTCGCCCTGAGCGTGGAGCGCACCTATCCGGACTTCTTCTTCCGGGCGAGAACGGCGTTCGAGCCCATCAGCGTGGAGTTCCCCGCGGATGCGGTGGTGTCCTTCCGGCCCACCTTCATGTCGGTGGGCTTCAAGGCGCCCATCGACAGCTTGAACGAGACGGGGACGGCGGGCAGCCATGGCGCGATGGACGCGCTGGGCAGCGTGGCCGCCCTGGTCTCCGAGGAGCGCGAGCTGCCCTCCTCCGTGCGCTCGGACACCCTGCTGGAGCTCTTCCCCCGGCTGGCCGGGCACATGCGAGAGCGGGGGGTGAAGTTGATGCCGGGGGCGCAGGGCGCGGAGCTGGACTACGGCACGCTTCCCTGA
- a CDS encoding AraC family transcriptional regulator, whose translation MPSSAREPSPPPSLERFLQHQLPVWVSRRYGSAPHVGTAACKQPRTHAYAVIILLTRGQSRVRHAGDQVLRAGDVHLIPPGDPHGPAHFQDAEGWTLAFHPEAFPAEEGWGHEHGLKLGPLLRVRSGCHPVLKPSTAQRRRLERWLRLIEQELLQGERGHEDACEALLRLILVELERIATPAAVPEPPGLSLVRQALTYIEANCLQPLSLASVARTLHRSSPHVASTVRRETGRTVGEWILEYRMAEARRRLRGTDERVDIIAERVGYADVTHFIRLFRRLHGITPAAWRRNAPAGYTLPP comes from the coding sequence ATGCCTTCCTCCGCGCGGGAGCCCTCACCACCGCCCTCCCTGGAGCGGTTCCTGCAACATCAGCTCCCCGTCTGGGTCAGCCGCCGCTATGGCTCCGCGCCGCACGTGGGCACTGCCGCCTGCAAGCAGCCTCGCACCCACGCCTATGCGGTCATCATTCTCCTCACCCGTGGACAATCCCGGGTGCGGCATGCGGGAGATCAGGTGCTCAGGGCCGGGGATGTGCACCTCATTCCGCCGGGAGATCCCCATGGCCCCGCGCATTTCCAGGATGCCGAGGGATGGACGCTCGCCTTCCACCCCGAGGCCTTTCCGGCCGAGGAGGGCTGGGGCCACGAGCACGGGCTGAAGCTCGGCCCACTGCTTCGCGTCCGGAGTGGGTGCCATCCGGTGCTGAAACCTTCCACCGCCCAGCGCAGGCGCCTGGAGCGGTGGCTGCGGCTCATCGAGCAGGAGCTGCTCCAGGGGGAGCGAGGCCACGAGGACGCCTGTGAGGCGCTCCTGCGGTTGATCCTCGTCGAGTTGGAGCGAATCGCCACCCCAGCCGCCGTCCCCGAGCCCCCTGGCCTGAGCCTCGTCCGCCAAGCGCTCACCTATATCGAGGCGAACTGTCTCCAACCGCTGTCACTCGCGAGCGTGGCACGGACCCTCCACCGCTCCAGTCCCCACGTGGCCAGCACGGTGCGCCGGGAGACGGGGCGCACGGTGGGAGAATGGATTCTCGAGTACCGGATGGCCGAGGCCCGGCGGCGCCTCCGCGGCACGGACGAGCGCGTGGACATCATCGCCGAGCGGGTGGGCTACGCGGATGTGACGCACTTCATCCGCCTGTTCCGCCGCCTTCACGGCATCACCCCGGCGGCCTGGAGACGCAACGCCCCCGCCGGATATACCTTGCCCCCATGA
- a CDS encoding virulence factor family protein: MKTFWLVLSLLLALGGSASEAMEKSSLSFGRFGRVEVLRPSDAPRGVALLLTGPDASGPLAKALASRGALVLSIDTTVFLKRLAQGQGCAYPAGDLEALSQFSQKELGLPEYLHPVLIGSQGGAALAYAALAQSPENTFRGVVTLGFDAELPLAIPLCRGNGLARARTRGGVLERVKPVSALNAPWRLMVDGQGKGQGLAEARAFTQQMQGAQVIAPPEGTWPPEARLGTLLQFYEDLSQPRPPPTPSAAPPAKLESVSGLPLIELPTPPGPADTLALLLSGDGGWAGIDKHLAEALNAQGLPVLGWDSLRYFWKRRTPEETARDVERALTHYLDTWGKQKVVLVGYSRGADLLPAITARLSPALRERVILVALVAPGKGAEFEVHITDLLGGGGNDAAVLPEVEALEGKPVLCLYGDAEAAESLCPLLTKVPGAKTLMLKGGHHFDGDYARVARAIIAALAPEGAP, encoded by the coding sequence ATGAAAACCTTCTGGCTTGTCCTCTCCCTGCTGCTGGCGCTGGGGGGCTCTGCCTCGGAGGCCATGGAGAAGTCTTCCCTCTCCTTTGGCCGCTTCGGCCGCGTCGAGGTTCTCCGTCCCTCGGACGCCCCCCGCGGCGTGGCGCTGCTGCTCACGGGGCCGGACGCGTCCGGCCCCCTGGCCAAGGCCTTGGCCTCGCGGGGCGCGCTCGTGCTGAGCATCGACACCACCGTGTTCCTGAAACGCCTGGCGCAGGGCCAGGGCTGCGCCTATCCCGCCGGAGATCTGGAGGCGCTCAGCCAGTTCTCTCAGAAGGAACTGGGCCTGCCCGAGTACCTCCACCCGGTGCTGATTGGCAGCCAGGGCGGCGCGGCGCTGGCCTATGCGGCGCTGGCCCAGTCGCCCGAGAACACCTTCCGGGGCGTGGTGACCTTGGGCTTCGACGCCGAACTGCCGCTGGCCATCCCCCTCTGCCGAGGCAATGGCCTGGCCCGGGCACGCACCCGGGGAGGCGTCCTGGAACGCGTGAAGCCCGTGAGTGCCCTCAATGCCCCCTGGCGGCTGATGGTGGACGGACAGGGAAAGGGCCAGGGGCTCGCCGAGGCTCGCGCCTTCACCCAGCAGATGCAGGGCGCTCAGGTGATTGCCCCTCCCGAAGGCACCTGGCCCCCGGAGGCCCGCCTGGGCACCCTGCTCCAGTTCTATGAGGACCTTTCCCAGCCACGGCCGCCACCCACCCCTTCCGCCGCGCCCCCGGCGAAGCTGGAGTCCGTGAGCGGCTTGCCCCTCATCGAGCTTCCCACCCCACCCGGCCCGGCGGACACGCTCGCGTTGCTGCTGTCAGGCGATGGAGGCTGGGCGGGCATCGACAAGCACCTCGCGGAGGCCCTCAACGCCCAGGGGCTTCCGGTGCTCGGCTGGGACTCGCTGCGCTATTTCTGGAAGCGACGAACCCCGGAAGAGACGGCCCGCGATGTGGAACGCGCGCTCACGCACTACCTGGACACCTGGGGCAAACAGAAGGTGGTGCTCGTGGGCTACTCGCGGGGCGCCGACCTGTTGCCCGCCATCACCGCCCGGCTCTCCCCCGCGCTGCGGGAGCGCGTGATTCTCGTCGCCCTGGTGGCCCCTGGAAAGGGCGCCGAATTCGAGGTCCACATCACGGACCTGCTCGGCGGCGGGGGCAACGACGCCGCCGTGCTGCCCGAGGTGGAAGCACTCGAAGGAAAACCCGTGCTCTGTCTTTACGGGGACGCGGAAGCCGCCGAGAGCCTTTGCCCGCTCCTGACGAAGGTGCCAGGAGCCAAGACCCTCATGCTCAAGGGCGGGCATCACTTCGATGGGGACTATGCCCGGGTGGCCCGGGCCATCATCGCCGCCCTGGCCCCTGAGGGCGCCCCATGA